A window of Kribbella voronezhensis genomic DNA:
CCGGATGGGTCGTCGATGTGGGCGATCTCGGGCCAGGGGAGGAAGCCCGCGGTCCTGCGGTCGACGTGGATGCCAGTGCGGTCGACGGTGATCGTGGGGCGCCGGGTGATGAGCTGGAACGTCGTGAGGGCGACGACCGCGAGGAAGCCGACGAGGGCGGTGATTCGCAGTACGCCGACAGCGCCGGACACGTCGCCGTGCAGGACGTGATCGACGTTGCTCCACACGGACATGGCCAGCAGGAGGACGAACACCGCGAGGCGGATCGCCAGGCGATCGCGGCGTTGCGGGAACACCACCCGCTCGGCCTTCTCGAACTCGGCCGACCAGGCGTCCGCCGTACTCATCCCCACGTCGCCTGGTGCTCAGCCGCGGTCGGCGGATCCGCGCCGTGCCGGGTGCACGTGATCGCGGCCGCCTTCACCGCGTAGTCGACGACGTCGTGCAAACTCTGCTCTGTAAGGCCTTTCAGCCGTACTTCGCCCAACAAGCCGCGCGATTGCAGGCCGGCGATCAGCGCGGACATGAACGAGTCGCCGGCCCCGACCGTGTCGACGACGTCGATCGCCGGTGCGGCGACCTCGACGCGCGCGGTACGGCTGACCCCGATCGCCCCCTCGCCGCCGCGAGTGATCACCACGCACTTGGTGCGGTCGACGCTCAACAGTTCGCCCGCGATCTCGTCGGGTGACAACCCAGGCTGCAAGAACTCGCAGTCCTCGTCGCTGAGCTTCACCAGATCCGCAGTCGCAGCCAACGCCCGTACTGCGGCCCAGGTGCTCACGGGATCGGGAGTGATCGTCGGCCGCGCGTTCGGATCGAGCGTCACCGTTACCGGCTCCGACTCCAGTGACGCCAGGAATCGGCGGATCTCCGCCGCACCCGGTTCGAGAACCGTCGCGATCGACCCGGTGTGCACCGCCGGGCAACCACGCGACAGCGAGAGCGCCGGCGGATCCCAGGTGATGTCGAACTCGTACGACGCGACGCCGGCCGCATCCAGCTTCGCGGTCGCGGTGCTGGTCCGGAAGCTCGGGTCCACCGAACCCGGCGCCAGCTGGACTCCGTTGCCGAACAGGTGCGCGCCGAGCTGATCGCCGTACTTGTCGGTGCCGAAGCGCGTCACCAGTTCGGTCGGCAGGCCGAGCCGGGCGAGGCCGACGGCGACGTTGGCCGGCGAGCCGCCCGGGGTCGCCTTGCTGCCGTTCTTCCCGTTGCGCCCGTTGGAGCCGTTGGATCCATTGCCGGGACCACCGCTGACGATGTCCACGAGAGCCTCGCCCACGACGAGGACAGGTGCCGTCATCGGGCGTGCTCGAAGTCGATCGCCGAGTACGCGCGCAGCTTGGAGAGCTGGTGTTCGCTCTCGATGCTGCGGATCGTGCCGCTGCGCGAGCGCATCACCAGCGAGTGGGTGCGCGCGATCGAGCGGCGGTAGCGGACACCGCGGAGCAGTTCGCCGTCGGTGATGCCGGTGGCGACGAAGAAGCAGTCGTCGCCGCTGACCAGGTCGTCCGTGCTCAGCACCCGGTCCAGGTCATGGCCGGCATCGATCGCCTTCTGCCGCTCGTCGTCGTCGCGGGGCCACAACCGCCCCTGGATCAGGCCGCCGAGGCACTTCATCGCGCAGGCGGCGATGATGCCCTCCGGCGTACCGCCGATGCCGATCAGCATGTCCAGCCCGGTGTCGGGCCGGGCCGCCTCCACCGCGCCCGCCACGTCGCCGTCGCTGATGAACTTGATCCGCGCCCCGGTCGCCCGGATCTGCGCGGCCAGGTCGTCGTGCCGCGGCCGATCCAGCAGTACGACGGTGACGTCGTCGACCGACGAGCCCTTGGCCTTCGCGACCCGGCGGATGTTCTCCGCGACGGGGAGCCGGATGTCGACCACGTCGGCCGCCTCCGGGCCGACCACCAGCTTCTCCATGTAGAAGACCGCGGACGGGTCGTACATGGAGTGGCGCGGTGCCACCGCCATCACCGCGATGCCGTTCGCCATTCCCTTCGCCACCAGGGTCGTCCCATCGACCGGGTCGACCGCGACGTCGCACTCGGGTCCGTCACCGGCGCCGACCTGCTCGCCGTTGTAGAGCATCGGGGCGTTGTCCTTCTCGCCCTCGCCGATCACCACCACGCCGTTCATGCCGACCGTGCCGATCAAGGTACGCATCGCGTTCACCGCAGCGCCGTCCGCACCGTTCTTGTCGCCACGACCGACCCAGCGGCCTGCCGCCATCGCGGCCGCCTCGGTCACCCGGACGAGTTCGAGGGCGAGGTTGCGGTCGGGGGCGTCCTTGTCGACCTCGAGATGGGCGGGGGGAGTGCTGGCGTCGCTCATGGCACGGATCGTAGCCAACGGCCGACCTGGTTGATCGGCCGAGTTCGGCGACAAGGGACACTGGGGACATGAGCCCGACCGATTCCGAGCCGACCCGAGCGCAGTCCCGCGTCGAGGAGAACGTTTCCCTGGAGTTGGCCGAGCGGGCCCGGGTTCGCGCCGAAGCCGCGGCGTACCGGGCGAAGGCCAACGCCGACCGGGCGAAGGCGCGGACGCTGACCAACATGTTCTGGGCGATGCTGGCCTGCCTGATCGTGGTCGCCTTCCTGGCGGTCGTCACCTGGCGGCCGAAGGCGGAGAAGGTGCGCGCGGTCGAGTACACAGCGCAACTGCAGGATGCCAAGAAGGTGGCGCCCTGGGTGCTCGGCCCGGCGCCGATGCCGGCCGGCTGGACCGCCACCAGTGTGGAATTCCGGGCCCCGGAGCAAAGCCCGATGACCTGGCACCTGGGCATTGTCACCAAGGACAAGAAATACGTCGGGCTGGAACAATCCAATGTCACCGGCAAGAATTTCCAGACCGACGAACTCGGCAAGACCGCCGACGACGGTACGTCGACCGTGGCGGGCGTGGTCTGGCAGCGGAAGACCTTGCTGGACAGGCGAGATGAACACGCGCTTGTTCTGATCGGCTCCGGGGTGACCACGATCGTGACCGGAAATGCCGGCTATCCGGCGCTCGAAACGTTCGCGGCCGCCTTGCGCTGATTCCCGCGCGTTATGCACCGTTGACATCACGGGTCCCGGCGTTGTTCGATCGATGGATCGAATCGACGAAGGAGCCCGCCATGCTCACCCCCTCTTCCCTGCTCGGGGACTGAGGCGGCCATGTTCGTCACCGGATTGCTGCTTGCTGCCGAGGGGTCGCCGACGCTGGGCGTCCCCAAGCAATTGCTGTCCTACCAGGGCGAGACGCTGCTGGACGCCGCGCTGGACACGGCGCGCAACTGCGGGTTCGACCAGTTGATCGTGACGCTGGGAGCGGCGTCCGAACAGGTCCGCGAACGCGTCGACCTGGACGGCGCGCGGGTGGTGGAGTCCCCGCACGCCGACACCGGTAGCTCGTCGATCGTGCCCGCGCTCGACGTGGTCGATCGGCGTACGGACGGTCTGGTGGTGATGCTCGGGGACCAGCCGGGGGTGACGTCGGCCGCCGTCTGGTCGCTGGTTGCCGAGGTGGCCACGCCCGTCGGGGTGAGCCGCTACGACAACGGCCGTGGCCACCCGTGCTTCTTCACCCGGGAGATGTTCGGCGAACTCCGCACGCTCCGGCGCGACCAGGACATCTGGAAGCTGATCGACGAGGGCCCGCGGCCGGTGACCGAAGTCGATGCCATCGGCAACGTTCCGCTCCGGGTGCAGAACTGGGACGACTACCAGAGCCTCGTCTCGCAGCACGAGCCCAGCGGCGTACCGCCCGCCATGCCCCCGATCCACGCCACCCGCAGCCGCCTCCACCGCCGCCGTCGCCGCCGCGAAGGCACCGGCCACTAGGGCACGTCTCCCAATCCCCTGCGTGCTGCGCGGCACCTGCTCGCGACTGCAGGGATTGGGAGACGTGCCCTAGGCGCTGCCGGTGATTCGCAGGCCGACCACGCCCGCGACGATCAAAGCGATACAGGCGATTCTCGCGGCTGTGAGTGGTTCGCCGAAGAGCAGCACGCCGAGCGTGACGACGCCGATCGAGCCGAGGCCGGTCCAGACCGCGTACGCCGTACCGACGGGCAGCCGGTCGAGGGTTCGGGACAGCAGGACGACCGAGATGACGCCGAAGACGAGGACACCGGCCGTCGGCCAGAAGCGGCTGAAGCCCTCGCTCGGTTTGAGGCTGAGCGCGAAGGCGATCTCGAAGACCGCCGCCGCGACCAGGACCAGCCACGCCATCAGGCGGCCAGCGAACCGCGCAGGTGCCGCAAGGTGACCTTGGCGACCCGCTCGCCCAGGTAGGCGGCCGTGCGCAGATCGGTCTCCGGCGGCGCCTTCTCGGCAGACACGTCGGCATCCGACTGCGCGGTCGCGCCGAGCCAGCTGCCGAGCCGGTTCAGGTCCTCGATGCTCGCGGTCGACTCGGCCCACCCGGGGTAGAGGTCGAGGCCGACCCAGATCATGCCGTGCTGGGCGGCGAAGACCGAGAAGTCGACCAGCGTGTTCAGCTTGTCGCCGGCCATCGCCTTCGAGTTGGTGAACCCGGCGGCGAGCTTGTCGCGCCAGCCGAGGTCGGCGGCCCAGACCTTGACGCTGGCCTCCGCGAACGCCTTGAAGACAGCGCTCGGGCTGCCCATGTAGGTCGGCGCGCCGAAGATGATCGCGTCCGCGGCATCCAGCCGGTCCCACAGCTCATCGGTCAGCTCGTCCAGCGCGACGAGGTCGGCGACAACGCCCGGTACGGCGGCTGCGCCCGCCGCGACGGCCTCGGCCTGCCTCGCGGTGTGCCCTCGGCCGGAGTGGTAGGCGATCGCGACGCGGGCGGTTTCGGTACTCATGGTGTTTCCTCCAGGGTCTATAGCGGACTACAGTCCGTCTCATGAAGGACAGTACCGGACCACGGTCCGTTTCTCAATCGGGTCTGCCGTTGCTTGATGAGCCACGCCCCGAGCGGGCTGACGCGCGCCGTAACCGGCTGAAGGTTCTGGAGGCCGCCGAGCGGCTTTTCGCGGAGCAGGGTGTGAAGAACGTGTCCCTGGACGCGATCGCTGCTGCCGCGGGTGTCGGCAAGGGGACGGTGTTCCGGCGCTTCGGCGATCGGGCCGGCCTGGCGGTGGCGCTGCTGGACGAGCGTGAGGTGGAGCTGCAGGCGAAGATCTTGTCCGGTCCGCCGCCGCTGGGGCCGGGCGCTCCGGCCGTCGAGCGCGTCACGGCCTTCCTCGACTCCTACCTCGAGCTACTCGACCGTCATGTCGAACTGTTCCTGGACAGCGAGAACGCCTCCGACGGCGCCCGCTACCGAATCGGCTCGTACCGCCTCTGGCATCGTCACCTGGCGATCCTGGTGGCGGAAGCGCGGCCGGAGTTGGATGCGGAGTACACGGCGCACTTCCTGCTGGCTCCGCTGGCCGCCGACCTGCACGACGCGCTTCGCTCCGAGGGCTTCGAGCTGGCGCGGATGCAGAGCGGCCTTCGCGCTTCGGTGGTCAGGTTGCTAGGTGGCCCGCCGGCCTAGGCAAGCGGATCGCTCGTGGCCGGGCCGAGCCAGGTGGTGAGGGCGTCGGTCAGTCCGGAATCCTCCTCGCCATCCTCACTGGCCCAGGCGACGTAGCCGTCGGGGCGGATGAGAACGGCAGCCGGTGTGGCGATGTCGCCGACACCTGGGACTGTCCACTGCCGGGTCTCGCACTCTGCGGCGACGCGGTCAAGCCGATCCGCCCATCCGGTGAGGGATGTTGCCGGGGCTCCGCCGAGTGTCAGGAGCAGCGGGCGTCCGGTCCGCAGGAGTTCGCACACTCGGGTGGCCTCACCGGCGACGAGGAGATCGGCGTCGGGGACGCGGCGGCCGGCGAGTGGGTGATCGCCCTTGACGTCGTACTGGATGTCGAGGGCGGTGATCATCAGCCCGAGCCGCCGGCGTACGTCGGCGATGTCGAACAGTCCTGCGAAGGTCTCGCGCAGCGCGTCGCTGTGCGGGCCGGGCCGGGAGAGCGCGGTCTGTGCCCGGGTGTTTTGCAGCACGCGAGCAGCGACCGGATGACGTTCGGCCGCATAGCTGTCGAGCAGATCGTCGGAGGCCTCCCCGCGCAGGACGGTCGCGAGCTTCCAGCCGAGATTGACGGCGTCCTGGACTCCGGTGTTCAGTCCCTGGCCACCGGCGGGGTAGTGGATATGGGCGGCATCGCCGGCCAGGAACACCCTGCCCTCGCGATAGCGGTCTGCCTGGCGGGCCGCGTCGCCGTACTGCGACACCCATCGCGGGCTGTGCATGCCGTAGTCGGTGCCGGCGACCTCGCGGAAGGACTCACGGAAAGCCTCGAAGTCCGGCTCGGTGGAGCGATCGAGGATCCGGTCGTGGCGCTGCACCAACAATCGGTACCAGCCGGGCTCGAAGGCCATCACCGAGAAGTCACCCGGCCCCCG
This region includes:
- a CDS encoding carbohydrate kinase family protein, giving the protein MTAPVLVVGEALVDIVSGGPGNGSNGSNGRNGKNGSKATPGGSPANVAVGLARLGLPTELVTRFGTDKYGDQLGAHLFGNGVQLAPGSVDPSFRTSTATAKLDAAGVASYEFDITWDPPALSLSRGCPAVHTGSIATVLEPGAAEIRRFLASLESEPVTVTLDPNARPTITPDPVSTWAAVRALAATADLVKLSDEDCEFLQPGLSPDEIAGELLSVDRTKCVVITRGGEGAIGVSRTARVEVAAPAIDVVDTVGAGDSFMSALIAGLQSRGLLGEVRLKGLTEQSLHDVVDYAVKAAAITCTRHGADPPTAAEHQATWG
- the glpX gene encoding class II fructose-bisphosphatase, yielding MSDASTPPAHLEVDKDAPDRNLALELVRVTEAAAMAAGRWVGRGDKNGADGAAVNAMRTLIGTVGMNGVVVIGEGEKDNAPMLYNGEQVGAGDGPECDVAVDPVDGTTLVAKGMANGIAVMAVAPRHSMYDPSAVFYMEKLVVGPEAADVVDIRLPVAENIRRVAKAKGSSVDDVTVVLLDRPRHDDLAAQIRATGARIKFISDGDVAGAVEAARPDTGLDMLIGIGGTPEGIIAACAMKCLGGLIQGRLWPRDDDERQKAIDAGHDLDRVLSTDDLVSGDDCFFVATGITDGELLRGVRYRRSIARTHSLVMRSRSGTIRSIESEHQLSKLRAYSAIDFEHAR
- a CDS encoding DUF4245 domain-containing protein, whose protein sequence is MSPTDSEPTRAQSRVEENVSLELAERARVRAEAAAYRAKANADRAKARTLTNMFWAMLACLIVVAFLAVVTWRPKAEKVRAVEYTAQLQDAKKVAPWVLGPAPMPAGWTATSVEFRAPEQSPMTWHLGIVTKDKKYVGLEQSNVTGKNFQTDELGKTADDGTSTVAGVVWQRKTLLDRRDEHALVLIGSGVTTIVTGNAGYPALETFAAALR
- a CDS encoding nucleotidyltransferase family protein — encoded protein: MFVTGLLLAAEGSPTLGVPKQLLSYQGETLLDAALDTARNCGFDQLIVTLGAASEQVRERVDLDGARVVESPHADTGSSSIVPALDVVDRRTDGLVVMLGDQPGVTSAAVWSLVAEVATPVGVSRYDNGRGHPCFFTREMFGELRTLRRDQDIWKLIDEGPRPVTEVDAIGNVPLRVQNWDDYQSLVSQHEPSGVPPAMPPIHATRSRLHRRRRRREGTGH
- a CDS encoding DMT family transporter, producing MAWLVLVAAAVFEIAFALSLKPSEGFSRFWPTAGVLVFGVISVVLLSRTLDRLPVGTAYAVWTGLGSIGVVTLGVLLFGEPLTAARIACIALIVAGVVGLRITGSA
- a CDS encoding flavodoxin family protein, yielding MSTETARVAIAYHSGRGHTARQAEAVAAGAAAVPGVVADLVALDELTDELWDRLDAADAIIFGAPTYMGSPSAVFKAFAEASVKVWAADLGWRDKLAAGFTNSKAMAGDKLNTLVDFSVFAAQHGMIWVGLDLYPGWAESTASIEDLNRLGSWLGATAQSDADVSAEKAPPETDLRTAAYLGERVAKVTLRHLRGSLAA
- a CDS encoding TetR/AcrR family transcriptional regulator, whose amino-acid sequence is MKDSTGPRSVSQSGLPLLDEPRPERADARRNRLKVLEAAERLFAEQGVKNVSLDAIAAAAGVGKGTVFRRFGDRAGLAVALLDEREVELQAKILSGPPPLGPGAPAVERVTAFLDSYLELLDRHVELFLDSENASDGARYRIGSYRLWHRHLAILVAEARPELDAEYTAHFLLAPLAADLHDALRSEGFELARMQSGLRASVVRLLGGPPA
- a CDS encoding FAD-dependent monooxygenase, which produces METTQVVIAGAGPTGLMLAGELRLAGIDVVVLDALPGRSGESRAGGIHARTMELFDQRGLLERLLPQGRPIQAGHFAGLRLDFSDFPTRYPFTLGIVQAAIERELDGYVTELGAPVRWGSPVLGFHQDATGVEVETGGGDRIRCDYLVGCDGGRSAVRKLAGIDFSGTEATMTGLLADVELADPPAGTVFSRRRGPGDFSVMAFEPGWYRLLVQRHDRILDRSTEPDFEAFRESFREVAGTDYGMHSPRWVSQYGDAARQADRYREGRVFLAGDAAHIHYPAGGQGLNTGVQDAVNLGWKLATVLRGEASDDLLDSYAAERHPVAARVLQNTRAQTALSRPGPHSDALRETFAGLFDIADVRRRLGLMITALDIQYDVKGDHPLAGRRVPDADLLVAGEATRVCELLRTGRPLLLTLGGAPATSLTGWADRLDRVAAECETRQWTVPGVGDIATPAAVLIRPDGYVAWASEDGEEDSGLTDALTTWLGPATSDPLA